The following coding sequences are from one Bifidobacterium sp. window:
- the aroA gene encoding 3-phosphoshikimate 1-carboxyvinyltransferase, whose amino-acid sequence MSGMTADSDKNQAWKAPEPTGPLHALVAVPGSKSLSNRYLLLAAAGTKSVRLQGLLRSRDTELMIGALETLGVRINSDRSDPTSVEVTPPAQGKYSGHTTIDCGLAGTVMRFVPALAMSADGPVTFDGDSQAYQRPMAPLLDGLEQLGASVVYHGQQGYLPFTLTPPTRWNSGKITIDASGSSQFISGILLSAPTYPRGVILKHTGSSLPSLPHIRMSVDDLKHAGAQVKAHEYQREWLVEHGTIQLPAQVMIEPDLSNAAPFLGAALLAGGSVSIPNWPQETTQPGALLPGYLEAMGAEVNMVEEQGQRLCRVSSDGTIHGLGEFDLTAAGEIAPSLAALLVFADSPTQLLGIGHLRGHETNRLAALVHEIESIGGNAQELPDGIAITPVPQDQLHPAPLKSYADHRMATFAAMLGLRVHGITIDDIGTTSKTLPDFEAMWHSMLYGKNYKAAR is encoded by the coding sequence ATGTCAGGTATGACAGCAGACTCCGATAAGAATCAGGCATGGAAGGCTCCCGAACCCACTGGTCCTTTGCATGCCTTGGTAGCTGTTCCAGGGAGTAAGTCGCTTTCTAATAGGTATCTGTTGCTGGCTGCTGCTGGGACCAAGTCTGTGCGTTTACAAGGCTTGTTGCGTTCCCGCGACACTGAGCTGATGATTGGCGCTCTAGAGACCCTTGGAGTACGTATCAATTCAGATCGCTCTGATCCCACGAGTGTTGAGGTGACACCACCTGCACAAGGCAAATACAGTGGGCACACCACCATAGATTGTGGTCTTGCGGGCACAGTGATGCGTTTTGTTCCAGCCCTAGCTATGAGTGCTGATGGGCCAGTGACCTTTGACGGCGATAGTCAAGCATATCAACGTCCTATGGCTCCACTCCTCGATGGTTTAGAGCAGTTAGGTGCGAGTGTTGTTTATCACGGTCAGCAAGGCTATCTGCCTTTCACCTTAACGCCACCTACGCGCTGGAATTCAGGGAAAATAACTATCGATGCCTCTGGTTCTTCTCAATTTATCTCAGGGATTTTACTTTCAGCGCCAACATATCCACGCGGTGTCATTCTCAAACACACTGGAAGTTCGTTGCCGAGTTTGCCTCATATACGCATGAGCGTTGACGATTTGAAACATGCAGGTGCTCAGGTAAAAGCACATGAATACCAACGAGAATGGCTTGTTGAGCATGGCACCATACAACTGCCTGCACAAGTTATGATCGAGCCTGATTTGTCGAATGCTGCCCCATTCCTTGGCGCTGCCTTGCTTGCTGGTGGAAGTGTGTCTATACCGAATTGGCCACAAGAAACCACACAGCCTGGTGCACTCCTACCTGGATATCTCGAAGCTATGGGTGCCGAAGTGAATATGGTTGAAGAGCAGGGGCAGCGTTTGTGTAGAGTCTCTTCTGACGGCACTATTCATGGTTTGGGTGAGTTTGATCTCACCGCTGCTGGAGAGATTGCCCCGTCGTTGGCAGCCTTACTAGTTTTTGCTGATTCACCTACGCAGCTGCTTGGTATAGGCCATCTCAGAGGACATGAGACCAACAGACTGGCTGCTCTTGTCCACGAAATCGAGAGCATTGGTGGAAATGCTCAAGAACTTCCAGATGGGATAGCAATTACGCCCGTGCCACAGGATCAGCTTCATCCAGCTCCTTTGAAGAGCTACGCCGATCATCGCATGGCGA
- a CDS encoding 5-methylcytosine restriction system specificity protein McrC — MCSTTSGCEKATFADAEPHADQEPARCRNEWANGAFLFQLQYLYENYVESKLRETMEGYTIQTQGCGNRGMYLLDQSKTLKLKPDFHLTAGGNTIIIDTKWKTPHARSEGKPDRNDLYQLFAYSIKFHAKKVVLLYPKQSNKDPQPKTYTSTCPEVTIIVCFIDLLNAEQSFSKLACLLNKSP, encoded by the coding sequence ATCTGCTCTACTACCTCAGGGTGTGAGAAAGCAACATTCGCAGACGCAGAGCCACATGCAGATCAGGAACCGGCAAGATGCCGAAACGAATGGGCGAACGGGGCATTCCTGTTTCAGCTGCAGTACCTTTACGAGAATTACGTGGAATCAAAGCTTCGCGAAACAATGGAGGGGTACACCATCCAAACCCAAGGATGCGGGAACCGAGGTATGTATCTTTTGGACCAGTCCAAGACGCTGAAGCTCAAACCGGATTTTCATCTGACTGCCGGTGGTAACACGATCATCATCGACACCAAATGGAAGACGCCGCATGCAAGGAGCGAAGGCAAGCCGGACCGCAACGACCTTTACCAGCTATTTGCATATAGCATCAAATTCCACGCAAAGAAAGTCGTTCTGTTGTACCCCAAGCAATCCAACAAGGACCCACAGCCGAAAACATACACATCAACCTGCCCCGAAGTCACGATTATCGTCTGTTTTATAGACTTATTGAATGCCGAGCAGTCCTTTAGTAAGCTTGCCTGTTTGCTCAACAAATCTCCATGA
- a CDS encoding tyrosine-type recombinase/integrase — MAKAWISDRWLTKAPKMMTDGSTLMVEAPAIVRRSLAMHVNSPDKAQVPVEYRTTEFGRGARWTVFWHADGKRRKRNFREYRAAEEFVAGLEDDIRSGRYVDPAGELHTFAQVAELWLAGLRGTMKGSTEHRYRRELQVWVLARWADVPLGHITTAAIQRWVAQLVEGKAPRDAQRAVSHALSPKTIRSVVKIVMNSVLEHAVNEGWLAVNPIKKVKIPRPVAVVKRVYLVPAEIKALADEMRGEDASSVYILAYTGMRIGELLALRCADVDFERMRIMISKTQSVDVDGRICETLPKGNRTRTVPIPASLLPRLRELTDERGDDEYLVRAPRGGQQSVQNWRNRIWMPALRRAGMNDIKGLVPHSLRHSYASLAIKSGADVKTLQSVLGHASATETLDTYADLWPDRKSDVAAAIDGDIVM, encoded by the coding sequence ATGGCAAAGGCATGGATTAGTGACCGGTGGCTGACCAAAGCCCCGAAGATGATGACTGATGGTTCGACACTCATGGTGGAGGCTCCAGCCATCGTGCGCCGTTCCCTGGCGATGCATGTGAACTCTCCTGACAAGGCACAGGTACCCGTAGAGTATCGCACCACGGAGTTCGGCAGGGGTGCGCGTTGGACAGTGTTCTGGCATGCCGACGGCAAACGCCGGAAACGCAATTTCCGTGAATACCGTGCGGCCGAGGAGTTCGTGGCGGGACTTGAGGATGATATTCGTTCAGGCCGGTATGTCGACCCGGCTGGTGAGTTGCATACTTTCGCACAAGTGGCCGAACTATGGCTGGCCGGGCTTAGAGGCACGATGAAAGGCTCTACCGAACACCGGTACCGGCGTGAACTCCAGGTGTGGGTGTTGGCTCGCTGGGCTGACGTGCCTCTTGGTCATATCACCACGGCGGCGATACAACGCTGGGTCGCCCAACTGGTCGAAGGAAAGGCGCCACGTGACGCGCAACGAGCCGTCTCGCATGCGTTGTCGCCGAAAACGATCCGCTCCGTGGTCAAGATCGTCATGAACAGCGTCCTCGAACACGCGGTCAACGAAGGGTGGCTCGCGGTGAACCCCATCAAGAAAGTGAAAATCCCCAGACCCGTGGCCGTGGTCAAGCGTGTCTACCTGGTACCAGCTGAAATCAAGGCATTGGCTGACGAGATGCGTGGAGAGGATGCCTCCAGCGTGTACATCCTCGCTTACACTGGAATGCGCATCGGTGAGCTCCTGGCGTTGCGTTGTGCGGACGTGGACTTCGAGCGCATGCGCATCATGATATCCAAAACACAATCAGTGGATGTCGACGGGCGCATATGCGAGACCTTGCCCAAAGGCAACCGCACACGCACGGTGCCGATCCCCGCAAGCCTCCTACCGCGGTTACGTGAGCTCACCGACGAACGTGGTGATGACGAGTATCTTGTGCGTGCTCCGCGGGGAGGCCAGCAATCCGTGCAGAACTGGCGCAATCGCATCTGGATGCCCGCACTACGACGCGCGGGCATGAACGACATCAAGGGGTTGGTACCGCATTCACTACGGCATTCCTACGCCTCGCTGGCCATCAAAAGCGGAGCCGACGTCAAGACCCTTCAGTCGGTGCTGGGGCACGCCTCGGCCACCGAAACTTTGGACACTTATGCCGACCTATGGCCTGACCGCAAATCCGATGTCGCAGCCGCCATCGACGGGGATATTGTGATGTGA
- a CDS encoding DUF6273 domain-containing protein: MGRLFVGEGRLGAIRVWLLSVVLVVVTGLVVLAGVVSPVERAVAADGFTPRYGADGYFSALADGEMPMRSITSEANARKVLFGKSGGLTDPSAPGYTAQNNGKYLLLGKGVNEPKIRNPLSLSTTYANSLTTSVGAGQVLLWAEDMVTGYFKFADTNMNAFDAGSGYESNVAKASKALDSDTYYAPIERDNFGDATSLNAVCVNESGCNMSYGNEEENSKGVYRVFPLSTGDMAEYFNAENGTKSADKLKRRCSGGACNGSSTLGSWLRTAYWNRSISSVSVLNKDGAVSNQNANNTYFGLRPAFRLGLDGLVLSADSGDQSQAGVGDVQLTFVDETQGAPTGVVVDVADVGGEWVLDLEGSSDLAGDRLGWKLVDPQATDGTVVASGNTSGGNMVLGDLDVDRDYSLYVWGQEDGSATTGWSNKATKPVIRTVRVNSHGLNQVGAGDHSVVVTGQISGGVVVTLPAGFVLDGNRAGDVSEWVGDNANLQVNTALVESDERVVVRLKDISGSPLLLSSGGRSLAYELRVNQQASLLDSQSGGLLVAAGSSDTPVSATLQARFIGGVVPESAKSGNYYGQLTFQVAVEDQS; the protein is encoded by the coding sequence ATGGGTAGGTTATTTGTGGGTGAGGGTCGTTTGGGTGCGATTCGTGTGTGGTTGTTGTCGGTGGTGCTTGTGGTGGTTACTGGGTTGGTGGTGTTGGCTGGGGTGGTGTCTCCGGTTGAGCGTGCGGTGGCTGCTGATGGGTTTACTCCTCGGTATGGTGCTGATGGGTATTTCAGTGCGTTGGCGGATGGTGAGATGCCGATGAGGAGTATTACGAGTGAGGCGAATGCTCGTAAAGTACTCTTCGGCAAGTCAGGTGGGTTGACTGATCCTAGTGCCCCTGGCTACACCGCGCAAAACAATGGTAAATATCTGTTACTCGGTAAAGGCGTAAACGAGCCGAAGATTCGTAATCCCCTCAGTCTTTCGACTACGTATGCTAATTCGTTAACAACTTCGGTAGGTGCCGGGCAGGTGTTGTTGTGGGCCGAAGACATGGTTACAGGTTATTTCAAGTTTGCTGATACCAACATGAATGCGTTTGACGCTGGTTCTGGGTATGAGTCAAACGTGGCGAAAGCATCAAAGGCTTTAGACTCTGATACGTATTATGCGCCGATAGAGCGTGACAATTTTGGCGATGCTACGTCATTAAATGCGGTGTGCGTCAATGAAAGCGGTTGCAATATGAGCTACGGGAATGAAGAAGAGAACTCTAAAGGTGTTTATCGTGTCTTCCCTCTGTCGACAGGTGATATGGCTGAGTACTTCAACGCAGAAAATGGTACAAAATCTGCTGATAAACTGAAGCGCCGGTGCTCTGGTGGGGCTTGCAACGGGAGTAGTACTTTAGGCTCGTGGTTACGTACTGCTTATTGGAACAGATCAATTTCGTCTGTTTCCGTTTTGAACAAGGACGGTGCTGTGAGTAACCAGAATGCGAACAACACCTATTTTGGTTTGCGTCCTGCTTTTCGTTTGGGTTTGGATGGTTTGGTGTTGTCTGCTGATAGTGGTGATCAGTCGCAGGCTGGTGTGGGTGATGTACAGCTGACGTTTGTTGATGAGACTCAAGGTGCACCGACTGGTGTGGTGGTTGATGTTGCTGATGTGGGTGGTGAGTGGGTGTTGGATCTTGAGGGTTCGTCTGATCTGGCGGGTGACCGGTTGGGTTGGAAGTTGGTGGATCCTCAGGCTACAGATGGCACTGTGGTGGCGTCTGGTAACACTTCTGGCGGGAATATGGTGTTGGGGGATTTGGATGTGGATAGGGATTATTCCTTGTATGTGTGGGGTCAGGAGGATGGTAGTGCCACGACTGGTTGGTCGAATAAGGCAACTAAGCCGGTGATACGGACGGTGCGTGTGAATTCTCATGGTCTTAATCAGGTGGGTGCTGGGGATCATAGTGTGGTGGTGACGGGTCAGATTAGTGGTGGTGTGGTGGTGACGTTGCCTGCTGGGTTCGTGTTGGATGGTAATCGGGCTGGTGATGTATCCGAGTGGGTTGGTGATAACGCGAACCTGCAGGTGAATACTGCTCTGGTGGAGTCGGATGAGCGTGTGGTGGTGCGGTTGAAGGATATTAGTGGTAGCCCGTTGTTGTTGAGTTCTGGTGGTCGTTCGTTGGCCTATGAGTTGCGGGTGAATCAGCAGGCTTCGTTGTTGGATTCCCAGTCTGGCGGGCTTTTGGTGGCTGCTGGTTCTTCTGATACTCCGGTGAGTGCGACCTTGCAGGCGAGGTTTATTGGTGGTGTAGTGCCAGAGAGTGCGAAGTCTGGTAACTATTACGGACAACTCACCTTCCAGGTAGCAGTAGAAGATCAATCGTAA
- a CDS encoding response regulator transcription factor has product MDGESEHSENPLRVGIVDNDPYAVDYLEILFRRSKAPLRVLWTTTHPENALNLCGLECGLPQVVLTDMSMPSMMGIDFARKLTQDHPQVYVVGITALSTGERAEDLQRYGISALLNKDDSVTDIVRTLGRVTKVSSAMYWPGPGTILTLNDTECEIFRLFSQGRTLDSIAVRLGMSPATVKVHMKRGYAKLNAHSRTEAIAICIRDGLI; this is encoded by the coding sequence GTGGATGGTGAATCAGAGCACTCCGAGAACCCGTTGCGAGTAGGAATTGTGGACAATGATCCCTATGCAGTTGATTACCTCGAGATTCTTTTTCGTCGCAGCAAAGCACCGTTGCGGGTGTTATGGACTACAACCCATCCGGAGAATGCCTTAAACCTTTGTGGTCTTGAATGTGGTTTACCGCAAGTGGTCTTGACCGATATGTCGATGCCGAGCATGATGGGCATCGATTTTGCGCGAAAACTGACCCAAGACCATCCACAAGTCTATGTTGTGGGGATTACAGCACTGTCAACGGGTGAACGCGCGGAGGACCTGCAACGATATGGTATTAGTGCCTTACTGAACAAAGATGACAGTGTTACAGATATCGTCAGAACATTAGGACGAGTCACCAAAGTTAGTTCGGCGATGTATTGGCCTGGTCCTGGCACAATCCTCACTCTAAACGACACAGAGTGTGAGATTTTTCGATTGTTTTCTCAAGGTAGAACGCTTGATTCTATCGCCGTTAGATTAGGTATGAGCCCAGCAACAGTGAAAGTGCACATGAAAAGAGGATATGCGAAACTTAATGCGCACAGCAGGACTGAAGCCATAGCTATTTGTATTCGAGATGGGTTGATTTGA
- a CDS encoding ABC transporter permease produces MGRHQRAETSGLISFILCLLVAAVSMTLYLDNAPAIWLVTRRVFIVGSGVVALCGVLSFIVGYSRRSRSLTGGKGWWIPIRRVVEIIALSVVYAATIFLSIYAILAILNDMMGVRIFSGYIPWVCGIFAGIAGYITFVQADLMDAKTIASLLPLFVMAGVSTAGLTTDDPYWWHNNFSQLGDRTTFAARMFNSTLILAGVCIIIISYFAISELRATHRMRLAWSSAHRPAPAVDDVPALSGEVSHFKTRTSFLSVLLVCSGIAFIGIGTFRYSPHPILHNVFARGLPGLMCLLLIGLPWLAPQLSKAMYIISDLAIALCAVAGFVWLEGANTLTNVEALAGLMFLGWFIVFSRQIAAIEADRVQAQIVFIQSSSEHIPTDDPVLVESRLSADQ; encoded by the coding sequence ATGGGGAGGCATCAGCGTGCCGAGACGTCCGGCTTGATCTCCTTCATACTCTGTCTGTTGGTTGCTGCTGTTTCGATGACGCTGTATCTAGATAACGCACCGGCGATTTGGCTGGTGACTAGAAGAGTGTTTATCGTCGGCTCAGGTGTAGTGGCCCTGTGCGGCGTGTTGTCATTCATTGTTGGTTACTCCAGAAGGTCGCGGTCTCTTACCGGTGGCAAAGGCTGGTGGATTCCAATACGAAGAGTTGTTGAGATTATTGCTCTGTCAGTGGTGTATGCGGCCACCATCTTCTTATCCATTTATGCGATTCTCGCCATTTTGAACGACATGATGGGGGTAAGAATATTTAGTGGCTATATTCCATGGGTTTGTGGAATCTTCGCGGGAATTGCTGGTTATATCACCTTTGTTCAAGCTGATCTGATGGATGCAAAGACTATTGCGTCATTGCTACCGCTATTTGTTATGGCTGGCGTATCAACCGCTGGTTTAACCACAGATGATCCGTATTGGTGGCATAACAACTTTTCTCAGCTTGGTGATCGCACCACATTTGCAGCTCGAATGTTCAATTCAACATTGATTCTGGCTGGTGTGTGCATCATTATTATCAGTTACTTTGCTATTTCGGAGCTCAGAGCAACGCATCGCATGCGTCTAGCTTGGTCATCGGCCCATCGTCCGGCACCAGCAGTAGATGATGTCCCTGCCTTATCGGGCGAAGTGTCGCACTTTAAAACCCGCACGTCGTTTCTCTCGGTACTGTTGGTATGTTCTGGAATAGCCTTTATTGGTATTGGCACTTTTCGTTACTCGCCTCACCCAATATTGCATAATGTTTTTGCTCGAGGGCTACCTGGCCTGATGTGTCTGCTGCTGATTGGTCTACCGTGGCTTGCGCCTCAACTATCAAAAGCTATGTATATCATTTCTGATCTTGCCATAGCGTTATGTGCGGTTGCGGGTTTTGTGTGGCTAGAGGGAGCCAACACACTGACCAACGTTGAAGCTTTAGCTGGATTAATGTTTCTTGGCTGGTTCATCGTATTTTCAAGACAGATTGCAGCAATCGAAGCTGACCGCGTTCAGGCACAAATCGTCTTTATCCAAAGTTCATCTGAACATATACCAACTGATGATCCAGTATTAGTCGAGTCAAGGCTTTCTGCAGACCAATAA
- the glgX gene encoding glycogen debranching protein GlgX gives MQIRPGSMYPLGASYDGAGVNFAVFSQAAQKVELCLFDDDDNETRIEMSEQNSFIWHNYLPGIQPGQRYGFRVHGPYNPAHGQRCNPSKLLLDPYAKAIEGNIDGDESLFSYWFDDDHGADSINTLDSAAHTMKSAVVNPYFDWGNDQHPYIPYHDSVIYEAHVRGMTSLNESVPPEIRGTYAGLAYPTVIEYLKKLGITAIELMPAHQFVNDVFLQEKGLTNYWGYNTIGFFAPHNAYSSSGARGEQVNEFKSMVKSFHRAGIEVIMDVVYNHTAEGNDLGPTLSFKGIDNKSYYRLVDGDEAHYFDTTGTGNSLLMRSPHALQLITDSLRYWVTEMHVDGFRFDLAATLARQFQEVDKLSAFFDIVEQDPVISRVKLIAEPWDLGSGGYQVGGFPSSWSEWNGRYRDCVRDFWRSQPSTLPEFASRLMGSSDLYQDDGRRPVASVNFVTAHDGFTLRDLVSYNDKHNEANLEGNRDGENTNRSWNCGVEGPTSIRDINELRARQCRNFLSTLMFSQGIPMICGGDEVGRTQNGNNNAYCQDNEISWTNWDFADDQREMLEFSTKLIHLRLEHPVLHRRRFFTGREAGDTSDSIPQVEWFDHTGSIMDRNDWNNTHAFSVMVFVNGADIPEKDWFGSTMVDNNFICLFNAFYEPIVFTLPGESYGNKWQLVVDTFNPNGPELVYEAGFTITAQPRSFIMLMSSSKPEFSR, from the coding sequence ATGCAAATTAGACCAGGTTCGATGTATCCGCTTGGTGCCAGCTATGACGGTGCTGGTGTCAATTTTGCGGTGTTTTCACAGGCAGCACAAAAGGTTGAGCTCTGTCTGTTCGATGATGATGATAACGAGACACGCATTGAGATGAGTGAGCAAAACTCATTCATCTGGCATAACTACCTACCAGGAATCCAACCAGGACAACGCTATGGATTTCGTGTTCACGGCCCATACAATCCTGCACACGGACAGCGTTGCAACCCCAGCAAGCTGTTGTTAGACCCTTATGCCAAAGCCATAGAAGGCAATATCGACGGCGATGAAAGCCTTTTTTCTTACTGGTTTGACGACGATCATGGTGCTGATTCGATTAACACTCTCGACTCAGCAGCACACACCATGAAATCTGCAGTGGTCAACCCGTATTTTGACTGGGGTAATGATCAACACCCGTATATCCCGTATCACGATTCTGTGATTTATGAAGCTCACGTCAGAGGGATGACCAGTCTCAATGAATCAGTTCCACCTGAGATTAGAGGAACATATGCAGGCTTGGCGTATCCCACAGTTATTGAATACCTAAAAAAGTTGGGCATTACTGCTATCGAGCTCATGCCCGCACACCAATTCGTTAATGACGTATTCCTTCAAGAGAAGGGTTTGACGAATTATTGGGGTTACAACACCATCGGATTCTTCGCCCCACACAATGCATATTCGAGTTCTGGTGCGCGCGGGGAGCAGGTCAATGAGTTCAAATCGATGGTGAAGTCATTCCATAGAGCCGGTATCGAAGTCATCATGGACGTGGTATACAACCACACTGCTGAGGGGAATGACCTTGGACCGACCTTAAGTTTTAAGGGCATCGACAATAAGTCGTATTACCGTTTAGTAGACGGTGATGAAGCACACTATTTTGACACCACAGGTACCGGAAATTCACTGTTAATGCGGTCACCACACGCTCTTCAACTTATTACTGATTCACTGCGTTACTGGGTAACGGAAATGCATGTGGACGGCTTTAGATTCGATTTGGCAGCTACTTTGGCGCGGCAGTTCCAGGAAGTTGATAAATTATCTGCCTTCTTTGACATTGTGGAGCAAGACCCAGTGATTTCTCGTGTAAAGCTGATTGCAGAACCATGGGATTTAGGTTCTGGCGGCTATCAAGTCGGAGGGTTCCCGTCTTCTTGGAGCGAATGGAACGGACGATACAGGGATTGCGTCAGGGATTTCTGGCGTTCTCAGCCCTCAACTCTGCCGGAATTTGCCAGCCGACTTATGGGTAGTTCCGATTTGTATCAGGATGATGGTCGTAGACCAGTAGCTTCAGTGAATTTTGTTACAGCTCATGATGGATTCACCTTGCGGGATTTGGTGAGTTATAACGACAAACACAATGAAGCTAATCTTGAGGGCAATCGTGACGGTGAGAATACTAACCGTTCATGGAATTGTGGTGTTGAGGGGCCAACCTCAATTCGAGATATTAATGAGTTACGTGCCAGACAATGCAGGAATTTCCTGTCTACATTGATGTTCAGTCAAGGCATACCGATGATTTGCGGTGGTGATGAAGTCGGGCGTACCCAAAACGGTAATAACAATGCCTACTGTCAAGACAATGAAATCTCGTGGACGAATTGGGATTTCGCAGACGACCAACGCGAGATGCTTGAATTCTCAACTAAGCTAATACATTTGCGACTGGAACATCCAGTGCTGCACCGCAGACGTTTCTTTACAGGACGTGAAGCAGGGGATACTTCAGACTCTATTCCGCAAGTGGAATGGTTTGATCACACTGGATCAATCATGGATCGTAATGATTGGAATAACACCCATGCATTCTCAGTGATGGTTTTTGTAAATGGCGCTGATATTCCTGAAAAGGATTGGTTCGGCTCCACCATGGTCGATAATAATTTCATCTGTCTGTTCAATGCATTCTATGAGCCGATTGTGTTTACTCTACCTGGTGAAAGCTATGGGAATAAGTGGCAATTGGTTGTAGATACCTTTAATCCCAATGGTCCTGAATTGGTATATGAGGCCGGATTTACAATCACAGCGCAGCCCCGCAGCTTCATCATGCTTATGAGCTCGAGTAAGCCTGAATTTTCACGCTAA
- a CDS encoding helix-turn-helix domain-containing protein → MHRQGTAHDGWSLHHECRTISHHLRGFGQPPVTNPCLCHSDPYADTSAISAKRIDISMNTQDIAHSTPTSNLLTPGQVCDILAIPDSTLARWRSEHRELPYVKIGRLVRYRRQDLETWLENHLVNPDE, encoded by the coding sequence ATGCATCGCCAGGGAACGGCGCACGATGGCTGGAGCCTCCACCATGAGTGTCGAACCATCAGTCATCATCTTCGGGGCTTTGGTCAGCCACCGGTCACTAATCCATGCCTTTGCCATAGTGACCCCTATGCGGACACCAGCGCCATCAGTGCCAAGCGCATAGACATCAGTATGAACACACAAGACATAGCCCACAGCACACCGACCAGCAACCTGCTCACACCCGGACAAGTATGCGACATACTCGCCATCCCAGACAGCACGCTGGCCAGATGGCGAAGTGAACACCGGGAACTGCCATACGTGAAAATCGGCAGACTCGTCAGATACCGCAGACAAGACCTCGAAACATGGCTGGAAAACCACCTCGTCAACCCCGACGAATGA
- a CDS encoding iron chaperone, translating into MYKPTSIDEYIEAQRLDAQPRLKLIRKTFAAALPLATEKITWNMPTFWQVHNIIHFAAWKHHIGIYPGDQAIIHFSQRLQEFPTSKGSFSIPDEAELPLPLLSDIAHWCLETYNHQ; encoded by the coding sequence ATGTATAAGCCCACATCAATAGATGAATATATTGAAGCTCAACGACTAGATGCACAACCACGTTTGAAGCTCATCAGAAAGACTTTCGCTGCCGCACTACCACTAGCAACAGAGAAAATCACTTGGAACATGCCCACGTTTTGGCAAGTTCACAACATCATTCATTTTGCCGCATGGAAACACCACATTGGCATTTATCCTGGAGATCAGGCAATCATACACTTTTCGCAGCGCTTACAAGAGTTCCCAACAAGTAAGGGAAGCTTTAGCATTCCAGACGAGGCAGAGCTTCCTCTTCCCCTGCTCTCAGATATTGCTCACTGGTGTTTAGAAACATATAACCATCAGTGA
- a CDS encoding DUF805 domain-containing protein, translating into MPGVTLLVGWSVREREGSANRGIMRNQKKRSMQCPTTLYVCKPRHAARWGEATLLFFKRFTVFSGKATRSEFWWWMFTNSVVVFLLSLSQSSIMAWCGLLWTVITFVPTLAIGARRLNDSGLRRIWCILPYVGSLSSLLLGAVFALQGVEVIYTPAAFPSFGNVFIGTNLPIIGWVGLLTIASLSAYVVLMLRQSRSSLPNAKVSGPSLNVPKDLDSVAKLVL; encoded by the coding sequence ATGCCAGGAGTAACACTACTGGTCGGGTGGTCTGTCAGAGAACGGGAAGGTTCAGCAAATCGGGGGATTATGCGGAATCAGAAGAAGAGAAGTATGCAATGTCCAACAACATTGTATGTGTGTAAACCACGTCATGCTGCGCGATGGGGCGAGGCGACGCTGCTGTTCTTCAAGAGGTTTACCGTATTCTCTGGCAAGGCAACCCGAAGTGAGTTTTGGTGGTGGATGTTTACCAATTCCGTGGTAGTGTTCCTCCTCTCATTAAGCCAGTCATCCATCATGGCGTGGTGTGGCTTGCTATGGACTGTAATAACCTTTGTACCAACGCTTGCCATAGGGGCAAGACGCTTAAATGACAGTGGACTTCGACGTATCTGGTGCATACTGCCATATGTCGGAAGTTTGAGCTCTCTACTCCTCGGAGCAGTGTTTGCACTACAAGGAGTTGAGGTTATCTACACCCCAGCGGCATTTCCAAGCTTTGGTAATGTGTTTATTGGGACGAACTTACCTATTATTGGGTGGGTTGGGCTGCTGACCATAGCATCTCTGAGCGCGTATGTGGTATTAATGCTGAGGCAAAGTCGATCATCGTTGCCAAATGCCAAGGTTTCAGGACCCTCGCTAAATGTGCCCAAAGATTTAGATAGTGTAGCGAAGCTGGTTCTTTGA